CTCCGGTTGCCGGAGCGCGTGTGCGGGATGCCGTGCGGCCCGTGACCACTCCTGGCCGCTCGCGGCGACTCCCGGCACCGCCCCGCGAACCTCTGGCACTTCTAGCAACAAAGGTAGTCCCATGACCGTGTTCCTTGTCCTGTTCGTGGTGCTCGGCCTGGTGCTTCTCGGGGCCGCCGCCGCACTGACCCGGCGGAAACTCGGTTCCTCCTCCGGACAGGCCCGCCCCGCGGGGCCGGGCGCCGACCGGAAGGTACTGGAGGCCGTCGCCCTGGGGCTGCAGGCGCTGGCCGAGGGGCGCGCGAGGGACGCGCGCCGACTGCCCGTCGTGCAGACGGTCGTCCACTCGGGACAGCGGCTCACCGCGCGTCTCGCGCAGGCCGACGTGGCGGCGCCTTCGCCGTGGACGTCGGACGTCTCCGGCAAGGAGTGGTCGCTGGACCCGGCGAGCCTGCGCGCGACCGGCACCTCCGGCGGCGCGCCCACACATCCGTACTCCCTGACCGTCACCCTCGGCCTGCACAGGGGAGACAGGGTGCTGGTCGACCTCGCGCAGCTGCCGGGGCCGATCGCGCTGACAGGTGACGACCACGAGGTGCTGCGCCTGGCGCAGGCTCTCATCACCGAGGTCGTCTCGGGGCCCGTCGGGCACCTGGCCACGGTGGTCCTGGTGGGTTCGGCGACCACCCCTCCGGTGACCGACGGACTGGGCTCGCGGTCGGCCCGGCTGTACCCGGCGGCCACCCGGAAGGAGGCCCTGGCCCACGAGGACACCGGGACGTCCGCGGGGGCGACGGCCGGCGCGGCGCGCACTCGTCGTCTCTTCGTGGTCACCGCCGCCCAGTTCCGGGACGAGAGATGGGCCGACGCCCCGCTGCGCGAGACCGACGCGCTGTTGGTACTCGGCTGGATCACCGACGCGGAGTGGCAGATCGGGGTGCACACGGACGGCTCCCTGGACACCGGCCGCCTGGGTGTCCTCGTCGACACCCACACCGCCCGCTTCTCCTGACCCGTCCGACGGAGCCGACCCGGCGGCGAACGCGGCCAACGCGGTGAACGCGGCCAGCGCGGCCAGCGCGGCCAACGCGGCTGACGGGCCGCTACCGAACGGTGCCGGGCACACCGTCCGGCACCAGGCCGCGGTCGGCGAGGCTGCCGTCCAGCCAGGCCGCGGCCAGTTCGGCCCGCGAGCGGCACCCGGTGCGCTGGAACAGCTGTGTCAGCCGCCGCTCCACGGTCTTCTCGCTCGACGCCAGCCGTGCCGCGATCTGCCGGTTCGTCGCCCCGTCGCTGACCAGCACCGTCAGCCTGACGTCCGCCTCGCTCAACCGGTCCCTGGCCGGCCGCACCCTCGGCAGTACGAGACTGCGCCGCCGCGCCATGTGACCCAGTGTCGTACGGGTGGCGCGCCCGATCCCCAGCGACTGCGCGAGATACGAGGCCTCGGCCAGCCGCCGGTCGGAGTCGTCGTCGATCTCCACCAGGCACAGCCGGCAGAGCAGGCCCATGTACACATCACCGCGCCCGTCGACCGACCGCAGGGCGGCCAGCGCGCCGTCCACGTCTCCGTGCACCAGGCCCCGCCCCAGCTGCACCGTCTCGCGGGTCAGGGCGGAGCCCACCTCCTCGTGCAGCGTTTCCATTTCCTCCAGCGTCCGGCCCATGACCTCGGGCAAGCCCTCCAGCAGGGCGTACGACAGGTGCCGCAGCAGCACCTTCTCGATGCCCGACAGCAGACCGCTCCCACGGGCCCGCCGTACGTCCTCGCGCGCCTCCTGAAGTGCCTGGGCCGCCCCGCCCGACCAGTACCGCAACCCCAACCTGGCCCAGCCGACCAGGGGATGGGTCACACCGTCGGGAATGAGCTCCAACCATGCCCGGGCGTGCCCCAACTCCCCTCGCGCACAGTGGATCTCGGCCGCCAGAGCACGGGCGCCCTGCGCGGTGGCGGCTGCCGTGCCACGGGTCCGGCTGCGCGCCTCGATCCGGCGGGCGGCCGAGAGAGCCCCGTCCCAGTCACCCTCCAGATAGCGGCGCACCATGGCGTGGTGGCGCGCGGCGGTGCTGTCCCCCGCCCCCGTGTAGCGGTCTCCGAGCACGGCGGCCAGGGCGTCGGCGAGGTCCGCGTGGGTGGCCGCGTGCCGCAGCCGGTCCACGGTGTGCGTGCTGTTCGCCTCCGGTGGCAGGGCGTTCAGTGCCCGCAGCAGCTCCGTGTGCCCGCCCGACGCGGCGGCGAGCAGCCGTAGTTCGGCGGGGGAGGGGAGCGGCCCGGTTCCGGGCCGGTGGCCGGCGACCGGCCGGCGCACCCTCGGGCGGTCCTCGCCTGCCGGGGGGCGTACGGCCCCGACGATCCCGTACGGACCGGCCAGCGCCGCGAACTCCCGCACCGCGGCCAGGTGTTGCGGAGGGCTGGTGTCCGAGGTGCCGGAGTCGTGGGTGTGCGGCAACCGGTGTTCGTGCAGCGCCGCCAGGGCCCACACTTCGGTGACGTATCCCAGCCGACCATGGGCCTGACGCCCGTCCTGCCCGCCGCTTCCCTGCGGGACGTCGCTTCCGGCCCAAGTGCTGGTGCTTGTGCCGGGACCGGTGGTCCGCTCGGCGGAGGAGGCGTACAGGCGGGCGAGCAGGGGTTCGCCCAGGGCCAGCGCGCCGGGATGGTCGGCGTGACGCAGGCTCAGTTCGGCGGACTCGTAGAGCACACCGGTCGTCCTGCGGTCGTACGGAGTCAGGCGTCGCAGCGCCGAGGAGTAGGCGCGGACCGACCGCGGCCAGTCGGACCTGGCGTCCGTACGGGCCGCCGCCAGCAGCACGTCCACCGCGAGCGCGTCGTCCAGTTCGGTCCCGGCGGCGGTCACATGATCGGCGAGGCAGGGATGGCCGCCCCCCGCGGTCTCCGCGCCGAGCCGGTCGCTCAGCGACCTGGTGATCAGGGCGTGCAGGGACGCGACGTCGTGGTGGGTGGGCAGGGCGCGCAGCGCCGCCGCGAGCGCCGGGACGGCGAACGACGCCCGGCCGTCCTCGTCCACGGTCAGGATCCCCTCCTCGACCAGCGGTGTCAGGGTCCGGTCGACGAGACCGGCCCGGCGGGGGCCGCCCGGCTTCAGCCGGTGCAGATCGGCGAACCGTATCTCGGCGTGTTCCAGGGCGCGGGCCACCGCCGCGGCCCCGTCCAGGCCGGCGGCGTCCGGCGGCTCGCCGGGCCAGCAGAGCCGCTTCAGCTGTGCCACGTCCGTGGTGAGCCGCAGTGCCTGCTCCGGCTCGGTCAGGCAGACATGGCCGCCCAGTTCGAGGAAGCCGCCGTGCCCGTCCATCGAGTCCAGCACCGAGAGTACGGCCTCGGGGGTGCCCGCCATCGGGCCCAGCGCGCGCAGCACCGCCGTCACCAGTGCCGGTTCGACCGGGCGGCCGAGCACGTGCTCCATCAGGGCCTCGACGTCGGTGGGACGTAGCGGCGGCAGTTCGAGCAACCGGTCGGCCGCAGAGGTCAGTTGGGAAACTCCGCCATCTCTCGGGTGCACCGGTCGGCCGGCCAGCGCCATCGGCACACCGGCCGGGCGGAAGACACGTATCAGCAGGCCGAGGGCGGCGGCCGTGGCCGACGGCAGGTGTTCGACGTCGTCGACGACCAGCGCGAACGGGGTGTCGCGGGCGGCCTCCGTGAGCGCTTCACTCAGGGCGGCGAGCTGGGTCAACTCGCCGTGTTGCGCGATGGGTTGGCGTGCCGCTCGGCGGGCGCCGCCGACGCGGGCCGTGTTCCGGCGGCGGTGGACCTTGGCCAGCGCGCTGTGGACGCCGTCGGCCAGGGCGGTGGCACCGGGCGTGCTCGCGTCGGCGTGACAGCGCAGCCGCAGGACCCTGGCGCCCTCCTCGACCGCCGCTCGCCGAGCGTGTTCCAGCACGGTGGTCTTGCCCGTTCCGGCGGCACCGACGATCAGCAGGACACGGGCCGTGTCACCGGTGGACAGCAGGGTCCGGGTCACCTCCCGGATCTCGCCGTCGCGGCCTGTGACAGGCCGGCCGTCATACACGCCCACGCCTCCTGATCCGGGACACGCCGGACGGGAACGACCAGCGGAAACGGCCCCATGCGAACAGCCGTCCGCACATGACCATAATGGCTGTCGCCGGCCGAAGGCCCGGACGAAGGGCCGGCCGGCGGCGCTCTCCACGC
This region of Streptomyces ortus genomic DNA includes:
- a CDS encoding helix-turn-helix transcriptional regulator, translated to MGVYDGRPVTGRDGEIREVTRTLLSTGDTARVLLIVGAAGTGKTTVLEHARRAAVEEGARVLRLRCHADASTPGATALADGVHSALAKVHRRRNTARVGGARRAARQPIAQHGELTQLAALSEALTEAARDTPFALVVDDVEHLPSATAAALGLLIRVFRPAGVPMALAGRPVHPRDGGVSQLTSAADRLLELPPLRPTDVEALMEHVLGRPVEPALVTAVLRALGPMAGTPEAVLSVLDSMDGHGGFLELGGHVCLTEPEQALRLTTDVAQLKRLCWPGEPPDAAGLDGAAAVARALEHAEIRFADLHRLKPGGPRRAGLVDRTLTPLVEEGILTVDEDGRASFAVPALAAALRALPTHHDVASLHALITRSLSDRLGAETAGGGHPCLADHVTAAGTELDDALAVDVLLAAARTDARSDWPRSVRAYSSALRRLTPYDRRTTGVLYESAELSLRHADHPGALALGEPLLARLYASSAERTTGPGTSTSTWAGSDVPQGSGGQDGRQAHGRLGYVTEVWALAALHEHRLPHTHDSGTSDTSPPQHLAAVREFAALAGPYGIVGAVRPPAGEDRPRVRRPVAGHRPGTGPLPSPAELRLLAAASGGHTELLRALNALPPEANSTHTVDRLRHAATHADLADALAAVLGDRYTGAGDSTAARHHAMVRRYLEGDWDGALSAARRIEARSRTRGTAAATAQGARALAAEIHCARGELGHARAWLELIPDGVTHPLVGWARLGLRYWSGGAAQALQEAREDVRRARGSGLLSGIEKVLLRHLSYALLEGLPEVMGRTLEEMETLHEEVGSALTRETVQLGRGLVHGDVDGALAALRSVDGRGDVYMGLLCRLCLVEIDDDSDRRLAEASYLAQSLGIGRATRTTLGHMARRRSLVLPRVRPARDRLSEADVRLTVLVSDGATNRQIAARLASSEKTVERRLTQLFQRTGCRSRAELAAAWLDGSLADRGLVPDGVPGTVR